Genomic DNA from Halorussus rarus:
CCGTAGAGGCTCGTGTTGCTCGCCCGGACACTATCAAGAACTATTAGAAGGACATTGGGATTCATTAGTGTGGACCTTGTGCTTTGGATGTATAACTTCGCCGCTTTCCGCTCATTTCGATTTGTACCGCCTCTCTAATTTGTCTATAATAGCCGGCCACTCTGCGATTTGCGTATCGTCAGTATCAGTGTTCCGGACTTTAATGACTGCTTCGGCCACGGTCATAGCATCGACTTCGTGGATGTCAATAACTCCAGAAGTGGACGTCCAGTCGTCGAGCGCACTCCCGGTCCGGACGACGCAAGGCGTCCCGCTGGCCAGCGCCTCGGCCACCGTCATGCCGTACGCCTCGAACTCCGAGAGCAGGAGATAGGCCGCCGCGCCGGCGTAGAGGCCCGGCAGGCGCTCGTCGTCAACGTAGCCCAGGAACTCCACGCGCTCGCTGACCCCGACCTCGCGGGCGACGCGCTCCAACTCCGACCGGTAGTCGCCCGACCCGGCGACCACCAGGTCGTATTCCGGGAGTTCGGGGAGGGCGCGAATCGCGTGCTGGACGCCCTTGTACGCCTCCAGTCGACCGACGCAGAGCAGATAGGGGCGCTCTCGCTCCTCTGGCATCGCGTCCGCGAATCGCTCGACGTCGAGGCCGTTCGGTATCACGGTGGCGTCCACACCGAAGTCCGCCCGCAACTGCTCGCGCTCCCACTCGCTGACTGCGACGAGGTCGTCGGCGCGTCGGAGCGCCCACCCGCCGAGCGGTCGGTAGAGCGAGAGCAGTCGGTCCCGGAGGTCGCTCGCGCTCCCGCCGTGGTAGTGAGGAGTCACGACGAACCGGACGTCGTCGGCTCCCCGGCGGAACCCGAATGTTTCTGTCACCCCGAGCGCTGCGAAGAACGCGGGCAGCGAGTGGTAGTTGTGGGCGTGAACGACGTCGGGGTCGGTCCGCCGGACCGCGGGCGCGATGCCGGGCGCGACGTGAAACGCGCCGCCGGGCGCGAACCCGGGAAACCGACGGACTCGAACGCCGTCACGCGTCTCGCGGCGAGGGAGCCCGTCAGCGGCGTCGGCAGTGAACACCGTTACGTCATGGCCGCGGGCGACGAGTCGTCGACTGATCTCCGCGACGTGGGTCTCGACGCCGCCTGTGTGAGGCGGATACCGCGGCGCGACTTGAAGAATGTTCATCGACGCCTCCTCACTCGAACGCTTCCCGTAGCTCCTCGTCGACTTCCCACGTGCCGTCGCCCTTCCCGCGGAGGAGTTCAACCGCGGCGTGCAGGAGCGACACCTGCGAGTCGAAGACGGCGTAGACGGCCTGGAGCGGGCCGAGAAGGTCCTTTTGACCCAGCCAGACAAAGGCAGCCAGCGCGGCCGGGACCGCCAGACCGGCTGCACCCGCGACCGAGACGCCGGCCGCCGTGAGCGCGAGCACGTCGAGCGCCACCAGCCACGGCGAGACGACCATGAACCACCAGTTGAACGGCAGGACGACCTTCCCGTACTTGCCGTACCTGCCGAGCGCGTCGCGGTGCTGGGCGAGCAGCCGGATGAGCCCCATCCCGCGACGGTCCTTCTGGAGTCGTCGCTTGCCGAAGCCCGAGTGAGACGCCTCCTTGTACCGGATCGCGGGGTCGAACAGCACGCGACCACCCCCTCGGCGAATCTTCAGCGCGAGTTCGGTGTCGTCGGCAAGCGAGTTCGGGTCGATGGGGACGATGGCGTCGTTCTCGAATGCCGAGAACGGGCCGTGGAAGATGAGCGTCGAGTCGAGGTGCGACTCCAGCGTCTGGATGTGGGCCTGCACTCCGCGGTAGCCGGCCTCCACCTCGCTCCCCCCGAGAACTTCGGCGTTCTGTCCCGTGACGGCCGCCACGTCGGGGTCGGCGAGGTTGGCGGCGGCCTCCTGAAGCGCGTCGTCGGCGACGTAGGAGTCGCAGTCGGTCTTGACGACCATCTCGTTCTCTGCGGCGGCGTACGCGTCGTTGAGTGCGGGTGCGAGCCCCCGCCGCTCCTGCTCGCGGATCAGGTTCAGGTCGGGGTGCTCGCGGTCGGCGAAGTAGTCTTCGATGATCTCGGGCGTCTCGTCGTCGCTGGAGTCGACGACGACCAGTTCCACCTTCTCCATCGGATAGTCGAGCGAGACGACGTCATCGAGCTTCTTCTCGATGATGCCCGACTCGTTGTACGTCGGGAGCACGATGCTGACCGTCGGTTCGGCCTCGCGCTTCTCGGCGGAGGACCCGCCCGGCCGGATTAGCGCGTAGAGGGTCAAAAACGCGAGGTAGGGGAGCGCCGTGGCGGCGACCAGCGCCCCGGCAGCGGCGACGAGAGCGTTCATAAGACCGGATATGGAATCGGGCTATAACATACTGTTGGTCGCTCGTCGGGACGGCATAGCGAAAAATGGGATTCGGACGGGACGTGAGAGGAAGGCCCGTCGTATTAGACCGTGACGGCGTTCTCTTGCGAGAGCGACTGCGGGACGTTCGCGCGGTAGATGGTCACTGCGCCGTACTGAGTGGTCAGTTTGAGTTCGACCTCTTGACCTTCGGAGAGACGGGAATTAGCAATCGCGGTGGTATTCATCGCGATCTTGAAGCGGTCGTCCTGCTCG
This window encodes:
- a CDS encoding glycosyltransferase family 4 protein, whose amino-acid sequence is MNILQVAPRYPPHTGGVETHVAEISRRLVARGHDVTVFTADAADGLPRRETRDGVRVRRFPGFAPGGAFHVAPGIAPAVRRTDPDVVHAHNYHSLPAFFAALGVTETFGFRRGADDVRFVVTPHYHGGSASDLRDRLLSLYRPLGGWALRRADDLVAVSEWEREQLRADFGVDATVIPNGLDVERFADAMPEERERPYLLCVGRLEAYKGVQHAIRALPELPEYDLVVAGSGDYRSELERVAREVGVSERVEFLGYVDDERLPGLYAGAAAYLLLSEFEAYGMTVAEALASGTPCVVRTGSALDDWTSTSGVIDIHEVDAMTVAEAVIKVRNTDTDDTQIAEWPAIIDKLERRYKSK
- a CDS encoding glycosyltransferase encodes the protein MNALVAAAGALVAATALPYLAFLTLYALIRPGGSSAEKREAEPTVSIVLPTYNESGIIEKKLDDVVSLDYPMEKVELVVVDSSDDETPEIIEDYFADREHPDLNLIREQERRGLAPALNDAYAAAENEMVVKTDCDSYVADDALQEAAANLADPDVAAVTGQNAEVLGGSEVEAGYRGVQAHIQTLESHLDSTLIFHGPFSAFENDAIVPIDPNSLADDTELALKIRRGGGRVLFDPAIRYKEASHSGFGKRRLQKDRRGMGLIRLLAQHRDALGRYGKYGKVVLPFNWWFMVVSPWLVALDVLALTAAGVSVAGAAGLAVPAALAAFVWLGQKDLLGPLQAVYAVFDSQVSLLHAAVELLRGKGDGTWEVDEELREAFE